AAGGCCAGGCATACAAACTGGCTCCACCGGGTGAAAATGCGTGGTTGGCGTCCGCTGGAGTGCTTGCGTTCAAGGCGCTCAAAATCATGTCTGGGGATCAAGGATAGCAGTTGAGAAAGGATTGTGTTATGGTGTGCCACGTCCAAATTCTCCTTTTGTGTGAGTTGCTTAGACACCAATTCCATAGCACAAATCCTGGAGGATTTGGACGTTTTTCTTTGGGCTTAACCGGACAGCAATGATCTTCTATACACCCTGGCGCAGCGCGGAACAACAGCAACCGAGGCGATGAGGGGTCGCGAAGGGGCGTTTGGCGTCACAGGATGGTTGGCGCACAGCGCATTCTGGCAACAAGTCTGACGAAGCTGAGACGGATTTTGATATTTTGGCCGCGATTTCTTGACACATGCACCGGGTGGACACTATAGAATCTGTTTCCATTCGTCGGGAGCGAACGCCCTTGCGCATGGATCGAACAG
This is a stretch of genomic DNA from Oceanidesulfovibrio indonesiensis. It encodes these proteins:
- a CDS encoding DUF4372 domain-containing protein; this translates as MELVSKQLTQKENLDVAHHNTILSQLLSLIPRHDFERLERKHSSGRQPRIFTRWSQFVCLA